The window ACTCGAATCTGCGGAACAGGGATTGTTTAAATTGAAGAAGGAATATTTGTTGAACTTGCCAAATTTCAAAAATTTGGCAAGTTTTAAAGAAAGAGAAGTCCGTTTCCTCCTCACTTCTGAGATCAGCAGTATTTACAAAAAGAATGGAAAAGTCAGGAAAGTTCACAATGTTATATTCTCTCCCGATTTTGAAACAGTTGAGAAAATACAGCAATCGCTCATTAAAATTGGTGGAAATATCACTTCTGACGGTCGACCGATTTTAGGGCTTGATTCCAGAAATCTGCTGGAAATCTGTCTGAAAGCATCCGAAAATATCTTCTTTGTTCCGGCTCATATCTGGACTCCCTGGTTTTCGGTTCTGGGAGATAAATCAGGTTTTGACACGATTGAAGAATGTTTCGAGGATTTGACGGAAAATATTTTCGCAGTCGAGACCGGATTATCCTCCAATCCGCCCATGAACTGGATCTGCAGTTTCCTCGATAAATTCACCCTCATTTCCAATTCCGATGCTCATTCTCCTGAAAAACTCGGTCGTAATGCTAATCGATTCGATACGGAACTTTCCTATAATGCTATCACAAATGCTCTTAAAATCGGGAATCCGAAAGAATTTCTGGGAACGATCGATCTTTTTCCGCAGGAAGGAAAATATCATTATGACGGACATCGTAAATGCGGGATTTGCTGGGATCCGCTGGAAACTCTGAAAAACGAAAGGATCTGTCCGGTTTGCGGAAAGAAAGTTACAGTCGGAGTGATGAATCGAGTTGTGCAACTTTCCGACCGTGATGAATATCGAAAGAATATCATCCCATTTCAATCGATCATTCCCTTGAAAGAGATCATTTCAGAAATCGAAGGTGTCGGACCTAATTCCAAAAAAGTGAGTAAAATCTATTTCAACATTTTACAAAATCTTGGTTCCGAACTTGATATTCTGCTTGATCTTCCTATCGAAAAAATAAAAGAATTCGACCAGATTTATGCGGAAGCGATCAAGCGGATGCGGAATAATGAAATTTACATTCAGGAAGGTTTCGATGGAGAGTTCGGGATAATTAAAGTTTTCCATGATGACGATATTAAAGCTTTGAAATCGCAGGATTCTCTGTTTGGAGATTTTTATGAACTGCAGATTCCTCCTAAAAGAAATTTGATAAACTTTGATCTGGAGGAATTTCATAAACTAAAATTGGAGCAGGAAACTTCTCAATCAAAAGAAATTCAGAACGAAATTTCATTTTCCAAATCGGATTTAATGGAAAGTCTCAATCCCGAACAACAGAAAGCCGTTGAACACTTTACCGGTTCGGCAATGATCATCGCTGGTCCGGGAACCGGCAAAACGCGTGTTATCGCAGTCAGGATCGCAAATCTTATCCAAAAAAAGAAGATCAAACCGGAAAATATTTTAGCGATAACTTTCACCAACAAAGCTGCAGAAGAGATGAAAAACCGGATTATAAATTTGCTTGATGATAAAACTGCTGATAAAATTTCGATCTCTACTTTTCATGCTTTTGGATACAATCTTCTCAAACAAAATATTCAAAAAACCGGGCGAAAAGGGAATTTCTCCATCATCGA is drawn from Candidatus Cloacimonadota bacterium and contains these coding sequences:
- a CDS encoding DNA helicase UvrD: LESAEQGLFKLKKEYLLNLPNFKNLASFKEREVRFLLTSEISSIYKKNGKVRKVHNVIFSPDFETVEKIQQSLIKIGGNITSDGRPILGLDSRNLLEICLKASENIFFVPAHIWTPWFSVLGDKSGFDTIEECFEDLTENIFAVETGLSSNPPMNWICSFLDKFTLISNSDAHSPEKLGRNANRFDTELSYNAITNALKIGNPKEFLGTIDLFPQEGKYHYDGHRKCGICWDPLETLKNERICPVCGKKVTVGVMNRVVQLSDRDEYRKNIIPFQSIIPLKEIISEIEGVGPNSKKVSKIYFNILQNLGSELDILLDLPIEKIKEFDQIYAEAIKRMRNNEIYIQEGFDGEFGIIKVFHDDDIKALKSQDSLFGDFYELQIPPKRNLINFDLEEFHKLKLEQETSQSKEIQNEISFSKSDLMESLNPEQQKAVEHFTGSAMIIAGPGTGKTRVIAVRIANLIQKKKIKPENILAITFTNKAAEEMKNRIINLLDDKTADKISISTFHAFGYNLLKQNIQKTGRKGNFSIIDENDKKRIISQNFQVEKNQINKISNQIAKLKQELKFSDDISDKNLEKIFSSYENIVREQNIFDLDDLIYQSDRLFQQYPEILSQTQKKFQWILIDEFQDINFAQYEMIKFLTPDKKPNLCVIGDPNQAIYGFRGSDVKFIKKFIEDFPKTTIYKLQKSYRCSENILTASHKIISSKTVEESFLQGIPSDVKIKITENSSDKSEAEFVARTIEQMMGGLGFFSMDSAVTEGQENEEIGSLSDFAVLCRIKAQLKSLEKAFIDHKIPYQMVGTESLFANEPVKTIIEILRFGQNPEQVFLKEKISKTLKVGDLTFLQEISQKTVTEIIQILIEKYFPINENEEELQKFIDFSTNFQDLPNLLKNIALGTEIDTFQPELEKVSLMTLHAAKGLEFQCVFIAGCEDGLLPYSLFESQKSDVEEERRLLYVGMTRAKKFLILTNAKKRFLMGKEYKLKRSPFLNKIEKELLEFSKSEYKRKEKKDDQQMRLFE